The proteins below are encoded in one region of Centropristis striata isolate RG_2023a ecotype Rhode Island chromosome 12, C.striata_1.0, whole genome shotgun sequence:
- the sox3 gene encoding transcription factor Sox-3 codes for MYNMMETELKTPLPQSNSGSAPGAKNNSASDQERVKRPMNAFMVWSRGQRRKMAQENPKMHNSEISKRLGADWKLLTDAEKRPFIDEAKRLRAMHMKEHPDYKYRPRRKTKTLLKKDKYSLPGGLLAPGANAVNNSVSVGQRMDGYAHMNGWTNSAYSLMQDQLAYPQHHSMNSPQIQQMHRYEMAGLQYPMMSSAQTYMNAASTYSMSPAYTQQSSSAMGLSSMASVCKTEPSSPPPAITSHSQRACLGDLRDMISMYLPPGGESAEHSSLQSSRLHSVHPHYQSAGTGVNGTLPLTHI; via the coding sequence ATGTATAACATGATGGAAACCGAGCTCAAGACCCCGCTCCCGCAGTCCAACTCGGGCTCGGCGCCGGGCGCAAAGAACAACAGTGCCAGCGACCAGGAGCGGGTGAAGCGGCCGATGAACGCCTTCATGGTGTGGTCCCGGGGGCAGCGGAGGAAGATGGCTCAAGAGAACCCCAAAATGCACAACTCTGAGATCAGCAAGCGGCTCGGTGCGGACTGGAAACTTCTGACCGACGCTGAAAAGAGGCCGTTCATCGACGAGGCCAAGCGTCTGCGCGCTATGCACATGAAGGAGCACCCGGATTATAAATACCGTCCCCGCAGGAAGACCAAGACCTTGCTCAAGAAAGACAAGTACTCTTTGCCAGGGGGGCTGCTGGCGCCAGGCGCCAACGCCGTCAACAACTCTGTGTCTGTGGGGCAGCGGATGGACGGTTACGCGCACATGAACGGATGGACGAACAGCGCGTACTCCCTCATGCAGGACCAGTTGGCGTACCCTCAGCATCACAGCATGAACAGCCCCCAGATCCAGCAAATGCACCGGTACGAGATGGCGGGGCTCCAGTACCCGATGATGTCCTCGGCGCAGACCTACATGAACGCGGCGTCCACTTACAGCATGTCTCCGGCGTAcacacagcagagcagcagcgcCATGGGACTCAGCTCCATGGCGTCCGTGTGCAAGACCGAGCCGAGCTCACCGCCGCCGGCCATCACGTCCCACTCTCAGCGGGCGTGTTTGGGGGACCTGAGGGATATGATAAGCATGTACCTGCCTCCCGGCGGGGAGAGCGCGGAGCACAGCTCTCTGCAGAGCAGCCGGTTACACAGCGTCCATCCGCACTATCAGAGCGCAGGGACTGGCGTCAATGGCACGCTACCTCTCACCCACATCTGA